From Phycisphaerae bacterium, the proteins below share one genomic window:
- a CDS encoding Rieske 2Fe-2S domain-containing protein encodes MANDMSNDPQVPRRRILSAGGIGWLALGASLGAGTWATARFLRPSPASRQENEVDAGPLDRYAALPSGQISDAVSDKAIWIVRMAKRIVAIRAACTHLGCRVAWVSNDGRFRCPCHGSSFDLDGTNLDGPAPRPLERLAIRVQDDHVIIDSNRRFRKERGEWDHPDSFISA; translated from the coding sequence ATGGCAAACGACATGTCGAATGACCCCCAGGTACCGCGACGCCGGATCCTCTCGGCCGGCGGAATCGGCTGGCTCGCCCTCGGTGCAAGCCTGGGAGCAGGAACGTGGGCGACCGCCCGGTTCCTGCGGCCTAGCCCGGCAAGTCGGCAAGAGAACGAGGTCGATGCCGGTCCATTGGATCGCTACGCCGCTCTTCCGTCAGGTCAGATCAGCGACGCGGTAAGTGACAAGGCAATCTGGATCGTCCGGATGGCAAAGAGGATTGTCGCCATCCGCGCAGCCTGTACGCACTTGGGTTGCCGCGTGGCGTGGGTGAGCAACGACGGCCGCTTTCGCTGCCCCTGTCACGGCAGCAGCTTCGACCTGGACGGGACCAACCTCGACGGTCCTGCGCCACGCCCGTTGGAGCGCCTGGCTATCCGGGTTCAAGACGACCACGTCATCATCGACAGCAATCGGCGGTTCAGGAAAGAACGAGGTGAATGGGACCATCCGGACAGCTTCATCTCCGCTTAG
- a CDS encoding glycosyltransferase encodes MSTLGTAAGDLRANFLAMAQEADLYPFISTVEMYLAQVPDDWPMRGLAMKALAGKGLLSIAVEIGRACPRSGPEAGQLLDAAEQLAKVPNEIVPWAKTHNRFAANLAALRSRGQNQAMLADALANVWPAMEKDLTLHQANDGNLLVRGSRSDGTRMWIPAALDFRNAVEHIAKTDAFKGKCGPPLLIDGVGMGWWLSGLYAMTARTFLDYSSTLYIVETNLKALALVLRLHDWSAELADPRVYILGGPDAWETWRNMMIADTTLPLPSTCQATVRWPGQKPTPGQERLAEVNRHRIDHLIELRRRAEEIYADRDAAWWARRYAAAGPQDPLRVLCVTSRFTTFLKYSMRDTVSALEGAGIRTRLLIEAQDHLILGPHAYMETFIEFQPDLVLMIDHHRHEQPNAFINNVPFACWIQDPLPNLMCRRAGEALGPLDFTFGYYRNRCTREFGYPADRFFTAPIPVADAMFSEEPVSDEEAKRLACDVMYVGHLNQTIEALRTHWRAEQPRELHPILDDIDAFVDRVLERGEHLREHYSNTDPTELVRRLAGDRGKHLRPEDAERLFTFYANRTFDIGFRVRTLQWVARWARDTGRVFRLYGNGWQHVRELAPFAVGPIEHGEPLRRAYRCATFAIQTMPAGFRHQRSLEAIAGGCLVLTRYIATDFGGLDLEEARRRRKAGEPLPATAASFPRLDMVTFRDPQEMASVAQELLDKPDLRRELLAEFRERVLQEFSYGRVIRTVIEYIRDALQQQASVRQGST; translated from the coding sequence ATGTCCACTCTTGGCACTGCGGCGGGTGATCTGCGCGCGAATTTCTTGGCGATGGCCCAGGAGGCCGACCTCTATCCGTTCATCTCGACGGTGGAGATGTACCTCGCACAGGTGCCCGATGATTGGCCGATGCGCGGGCTGGCCATGAAGGCCCTGGCGGGCAAGGGGCTCTTAAGCATCGCGGTGGAGATCGGCCGCGCTTGCCCACGATCGGGCCCCGAGGCCGGCCAACTGCTCGACGCCGCCGAACAACTAGCCAAGGTGCCTAACGAGATCGTCCCATGGGCCAAGACGCACAATCGCTTTGCCGCAAACCTGGCCGCACTTCGATCCAGGGGGCAGAACCAAGCCATGCTCGCCGACGCCCTTGCGAACGTGTGGCCTGCGATGGAGAAGGATCTGACGCTGCACCAGGCCAACGACGGCAATCTGCTGGTCCGTGGATCGCGCTCGGACGGCACGAGGATGTGGATTCCGGCAGCCCTGGACTTCCGCAATGCCGTGGAACACATCGCCAAGACCGATGCTTTCAAGGGTAAATGCGGACCGCCCCTGCTGATCGACGGAGTCGGCATGGGTTGGTGGCTGTCCGGGCTCTATGCCATGACGGCCAGAACCTTCCTGGACTACAGCAGCACCCTCTACATCGTCGAAACCAACCTGAAAGCCTTGGCTTTGGTGCTGCGACTACACGACTGGTCGGCGGAACTCGCCGATCCGCGGGTGTATATTCTGGGCGGACCGGACGCATGGGAAACCTGGCGGAACATGATGATCGCCGACACGACTCTACCACTTCCGTCAACCTGCCAGGCGACGGTCCGGTGGCCCGGACAAAAACCCACGCCGGGACAAGAACGGCTGGCCGAGGTCAACCGGCATCGCATCGACCACCTGATCGAATTGCGCCGGCGTGCCGAAGAGATTTACGCCGACCGCGACGCCGCCTGGTGGGCCCGACGATACGCTGCCGCCGGGCCACAAGACCCGCTCCGCGTTCTGTGCGTCACGTCACGGTTTACAACATTCTTGAAGTATTCGATGCGCGATACGGTCAGCGCGCTCGAGGGGGCGGGCATCCGGACGCGACTGCTGATCGAAGCTCAGGACCATCTCATACTCGGTCCGCACGCGTACATGGAGACGTTCATCGAGTTTCAGCCCGACCTGGTGCTGATGATCGATCATCATCGCCACGAGCAGCCGAACGCCTTCATCAACAACGTGCCGTTCGCCTGTTGGATTCAGGATCCACTGCCCAATTTGATGTGCCGCCGCGCCGGCGAGGCGCTCGGTCCGCTCGACTTCACCTTTGGCTATTACCGCAACCGCTGCACCAGGGAATTCGGGTACCCGGCCGATCGATTCTTCACCGCTCCCATTCCCGTGGCGGATGCGATGTTCAGCGAGGAACCGGTTAGCGATGAGGAGGCGAAGCGACTGGCCTGCGACGTGATGTACGTGGGGCACCTTAACCAGACGATCGAAGCGTTGCGAACGCACTGGCGGGCCGAGCAGCCCCGCGAGCTGCATCCGATCCTGGACGACATAGATGCGTTCGTCGACCGCGTCCTGGAACGGGGCGAACACTTGAGGGAACACTACTCGAACACCGATCCTACGGAGCTTGTTCGACGGTTGGCCGGCGATCGCGGGAAGCACCTCCGGCCGGAGGATGCCGAGCGGCTTTTCACCTTCTACGCGAACCGCACGTTCGACATCGGTTTTCGCGTCCGGACGCTGCAGTGGGTCGCGCGATGGGCACGGGACACCGGCCGGGTGTTCAGGTTGTATGGTAACGGCTGGCAGCACGTCCGCGAGCTCGCGCCTTTTGCCGTTGGGCCCATCGAGCACGGCGAACCGCTTCGCAGGGCCTACCGCTGTGCGACCTTTGCCATTCAGACCATGCCGGCAGGCTTCCGACATCAGCGATCGCTGGAGGCCATCGCCGGCGGCTGCCTTGTGCTCACCCGTTACATCGCAACCGACTTCGGCGGCCTTGATCTGGAGGAAGCCCGGCGGCGGCGAAAGGCAGGCGAGCCCCTGCCCGCAACAGCCGCCAGTTTCCCCCGACTCGATATGGTTACGTTCCGCGACCCTCAGGAAATGGCTTCGGTGGCCCAGGAACTCCTGGACAAGCCCGATCTGCGCCGCGAACTCCTGGCGGAGTTCCGGGAGCGCGTGCTGCAGGAGTTCAGCTACGGTCGCGTCATACGCACAGTGATCGAATACATTCGAGACGCCTTGCAGCAGCAGGCTTCAGTTCGACAAGGGAGTACCTGA
- a CDS encoding tetratricopeptide repeat protein, with amino-acid sequence MRSAPKPPGDEGGTGSDRPDTTEAVTTSRVLPAVMLVAVTIIVFFAHRRALTAQALSMNDGDYVVQNYRVQNPSWRHAGLFLAEVTRPAMVEGYYQPLAMISLMLDSAMGGRPDHLMPYHRTSLVLHVANTVLVIILLYLLFHRPVPAVLAGLLFGLHPMTVEVVTWLGERKTPLATFFALISMVLYVRYARSGSRGIYAASLVMFLLALLSKPTVTPLPILLLLLDYWPLGRLDWRRLIEKLPFFAIAVASAIITVISQRHVDLTAMQGISFEQNLLIVCHNVLFYPLKMIWPANLCSVYPFPEPIDLSNRSVFLGAVSTVLLAGGLVISLRWTRALMAGWLFFLVALAPTLLNVGYAMGVAADKYAYLPAVGFLLILTWLLSRLWNIAQAGVARRLCRSAVVVVPLGAAACYAVAADRYQLKWQDPGTYCEHILSIAPKTAWAHQALASHLIDQNRIEDAVRHARQAVELDPDNYKVRITYGEALSRQNDTTEAMSQFTRALAIKPESAEAHNGLGMACGMAGQWDEASRHFEAALQSQPHSPEILFNLATAHLYAGQFDKALARLAEVSRYRPDSPEVTDRLAQTHYSWGQRLARENRLNDALPHFEKAAALRPNELQAYYALAYAYMGLDQSDQAISAFRKVVALAPKHADAHCRLGDLYLRKGQSELAAKAYQTALQVDPHNQKAKAGLEAAQSTQPASSLRSGRPHAIPPTQAGDGPQVHSAKNACDAHKRGRRIFQIRRPPFLA; translated from the coding sequence GTGCGATCAGCGCCCAAACCGCCTGGAGACGAGGGCGGCACCGGGTCGGATCGCCCGGATACAACCGAGGCAGTCACCACGTCTCGGGTGCTGCCGGCGGTGATGCTCGTCGCGGTCACAATCATCGTCTTCTTCGCCCATAGGAGGGCGTTGACGGCCCAAGCGCTTTCAATGAACGACGGCGACTATGTCGTCCAGAACTACCGCGTGCAAAACCCCAGTTGGCGCCACGCGGGCCTGTTCCTGGCGGAGGTGACCAGACCGGCGATGGTCGAGGGTTACTATCAGCCGCTGGCCATGATCTCGCTGATGCTCGACTCGGCCATGGGCGGCCGGCCGGACCATTTGATGCCCTACCACCGCACGAGCCTGGTGCTGCACGTCGCCAACACCGTCCTGGTGATCATCCTGCTCTACTTGCTGTTTCACCGGCCGGTGCCCGCGGTGCTGGCGGGCCTGCTGTTTGGCCTGCATCCGATGACCGTCGAGGTCGTCACGTGGCTGGGCGAACGAAAGACGCCGTTGGCCACCTTCTTCGCCCTGATCAGCATGGTCCTCTACGTCCGATACGCACGTTCGGGCAGCCGCGGGATCTATGCCGCCAGCCTGGTGATGTTTCTTCTCGCCCTGCTGTCCAAGCCCACGGTCACGCCCCTGCCGATCCTGCTGTTGCTGCTCGATTACTGGCCACTTGGTCGATTGGATTGGCGCAGGCTCATCGAGAAGCTGCCATTCTTTGCGATTGCCGTTGCTTCCGCCATCATCACAGTCATCTCCCAAAGACACGTGGATCTGACCGCGATGCAGGGCATCTCCTTTGAGCAAAACCTGCTGATTGTCTGCCACAACGTGCTGTTCTATCCTCTCAAGATGATATGGCCGGCGAATCTGTGTTCGGTATACCCGTTTCCCGAGCCCATCGACTTGTCAAACCGGTCCGTTTTTCTCGGGGCCGTCTCGACCGTCCTTCTCGCCGGCGGCCTTGTGATATCCTTGCGTTGGACGCGGGCACTCATGGCGGGTTGGCTGTTCTTCCTCGTCGCCCTGGCTCCTACTCTGCTGAACGTGGGGTACGCCATGGGGGTGGCGGCCGACAAATACGCCTATCTCCCGGCAGTGGGCTTCCTTCTCATCCTCACCTGGCTGCTAAGCCGGTTGTGGAACATCGCCCAGGCAGGCGTCGCAAGGAGGCTGTGCCGCTCTGCCGTCGTCGTTGTTCCGCTTGGGGCGGCGGCCTGCTATGCCGTCGCCGCAGACCGATATCAGCTCAAGTGGCAGGATCCCGGTACGTACTGCGAACACATCCTGAGCATCGCCCCGAAAACGGCATGGGCTCACCAGGCGCTCGCGTCCCACCTGATCGATCAGAACCGGATCGAGGACGCTGTGCGGCACGCTCGGCAAGCCGTCGAGCTCGATCCGGACAACTACAAGGTTCGCATCACGTACGGCGAGGCTCTGAGCCGGCAAAACGACACCACTGAGGCAATGTCGCAATTCACTCGGGCGTTGGCCATCAAACCCGAATCGGCCGAGGCCCACAACGGCCTGGGCATGGCATGCGGGATGGCAGGACAATGGGACGAGGCAAGTCGGCACTTCGAGGCAGCACTTCAGAGCCAACCACACTCCCCTGAAATCCTCTTCAACCTCGCAACGGCGCACCTGTACGCCGGTCAATTCGATAAGGCCCTGGCCCGTCTGGCCGAGGTCAGCCGTTATCGGCCCGACAGCCCGGAAGTCACGGATCGCCTGGCCCAGACCCACTATTCGTGGGGCCAGCGCCTGGCCAGGGAGAATCGCTTGAACGACGCCCTCCCCCATTTTGAGAAAGCCGCAGCCCTTCGACCCAATGAGCTTCAAGCCTACTACGCCTTGGCTTACGCCTACATGGGCTTGGACCAATCCGATCAGGCAATAAGCGCGTTTCGCAAAGTCGTGGCATTGGCCCCGAAGCACGCTGATGCCCATTGCCGACTGGGAGATCTGTACCTTCGCAAGGGTCAGAGTGAATTGGCCGCCAAAGCATACCAAACGGCCTTACAGGTAGACCCCCACAACCAGAAGGCCAAGGCAGGCCTGGAAGCCGCCCAGAGCACGCAGCCCGCATCGAGTCTTCGTTCCGGCCGGCCCCATGCCATACCGCCGACACAAGCGGGCGACGGTCCGCAAGTGCATTCCGCGAAGAATGCGTGCGATGCGCACAAAAGAGGCCGCCGGATATTTCAAATCCGGCGGCCTCCGTTTCTTGCCTGA
- a CDS encoding ferredoxin: MAEVNKVSIDASECISCEACVDACPDVFEMGKDAAVVKAGADIQANSDGIVSAAEACPTSAIKYE; this comes from the coding sequence ATGGCGGAAGTCAATAAGGTTTCGATTGACGCGAGCGAATGCATCTCGTGCGAGGCGTGCGTTGACGCCTGTCCGGACGTGTTTGAGATGGGCAAGGATGCGGCCGTCGTGAAGGCCGGGGCAGACATCCAGGCGAACAGCGATGGCATCGTCTCGGCCGCTGAAGCTTGCCCAACCAGCGCAATCAAGTACGAGTGA
- a CDS encoding HIT family protein: protein MIDASCVFCRIIAGQIPCMRVFEDDAALVFLDIGPLSEGHLLMVPKQHVERLDQMSPEHVMAITRHLPMLGRSLMKAVGAAAYNILQNNGRESGQEVPHVHFHVIPRKAGDGLGYRWNASKYAPGRAEEIRDLLIAALKP, encoded by the coding sequence ATGATCGATGCTTCCTGCGTATTCTGCAGAATCATTGCCGGTCAGATCCCGTGCATGCGTGTGTTTGAAGACGACGCTGCGTTGGTGTTCCTTGATATCGGTCCGCTGTCGGAAGGGCACCTTCTGATGGTCCCCAAGCAGCACGTCGAGCGGCTGGACCAGATGTCCCCGGAGCACGTCATGGCGATTACCCGCCATCTGCCCATGCTTGGCCGATCGCTGATGAAGGCCGTGGGGGCGGCTGCCTATAACATTCTCCAGAACAACGGTCGCGAATCCGGTCAGGAGGTTCCCCATGTTCATTTTCACGTTATCCCGCGCAAAGCAGGCGACGGTCTGGGGTATCGCTGGAACGCCTCAAAATACGCCCCAGGAAGGGCCGAAGAGATCCGCGACTTGCTGATTGCCGCCCTCAAACCGTAA
- a CDS encoding glycosyltransferase family 2 protein gives MEWLFSNEGFRAVFLATYVIILLIVSVYGLHRYQLVHLFYKYRSNKPKLTACFRELPRVTIQLPMYNEQAVARRVIDATCRIDYPRDRLEIQVLDDSTDETVQIVGEAVKYWRSQGFNICHLHRTQRTGYKAGALSEGMKTATGEFILIFDADFLAPREILRETIHYFCDPRVGMVQARWEHLNRDQSLLTKTQAILLDGHFVIEHAARNRSGRFMSFNGTAGLWRKTCIEDAGGWQHDTLTEDLDLSYRAQMKGWKFLFLSELASPAELPPDMEAFKQQQYRWAKGGAQTARKLLPTVLRSRLPRRIKMEAFFHLTSCIVYPCIVLLTLMMYPIVYLKVSMFQEGFWKYLFDFSILILATCSAGTFYVCSQRVLFRTWADSLKYIPFLMALGIGIALNNARAVFAGFFGKPGEFVRTPKFGVVARDHRWKRQVENARKSLKRVKLQPFVEFAIAIYLLGCVIMCFSAPLNPADPKQQRLTIGVPFLCLFMVGYFYVPLTTWFGHRLGKIESELPEDLAAVPVKFSLPNTQVARGGGSAASPDYAPLVKPDVPAISRQERKV, from the coding sequence ATGGAATGGCTGTTCAGCAACGAAGGTTTTCGCGCAGTCTTTCTGGCGACCTATGTCATCATCCTGCTGATCGTCAGCGTTTATGGGTTGCATCGGTACCAGCTCGTCCATCTGTTCTATAAGTATCGCTCGAACAAGCCCAAGCTGACCGCCTGTTTCAGAGAGTTGCCGCGCGTCACGATCCAACTGCCGATGTACAACGAGCAGGCCGTGGCCCGGCGGGTGATTGACGCGACCTGCCGAATCGACTACCCGCGCGACCGCCTTGAAATCCAGGTGTTGGACGATTCGACCGACGAGACCGTCCAGATCGTCGGCGAGGCGGTGAAGTACTGGCGTTCGCAGGGCTTCAACATTTGCCACCTTCATCGCACCCAGAGAACCGGCTACAAGGCAGGCGCGCTCTCCGAGGGCATGAAAACTGCAACCGGCGAGTTCATCCTGATTTTTGATGCGGATTTTCTCGCGCCTCGGGAGATTCTCCGTGAGACCATTCATTATTTCTGCGACCCGCGGGTCGGCATGGTGCAGGCCCGATGGGAGCATCTTAACCGCGATCAGTCGCTCCTGACCAAGACGCAGGCGATTCTGCTGGACGGACATTTCGTCATCGAGCACGCGGCCCGTAACCGCTCGGGGCGGTTCATGAGTTTCAACGGGACCGCCGGGCTTTGGCGAAAGACGTGTATTGAAGACGCGGGGGGCTGGCAGCATGACACCCTGACCGAAGACCTGGATCTCTCCTATCGCGCGCAAATGAAGGGCTGGAAGTTCCTGTTTCTCTCTGAGTTGGCCTCTCCGGCCGAGTTGCCGCCGGACATGGAAGCCTTCAAGCAGCAGCAGTACCGGTGGGCCAAGGGCGGAGCCCAGACGGCCCGCAAGCTGTTGCCGACGGTTCTGCGCTCGCGGTTGCCCAGGCGAATCAAGATGGAAGCCTTCTTCCATCTCACGAGCTGCATCGTCTATCCGTGCATCGTGCTGCTCACTTTGATGATGTACCCCATCGTGTACCTCAAGGTGAGCATGTTTCAGGAAGGGTTCTGGAAATACCTCTTCGATTTCTCGATTCTCATTCTGGCGACCTGTTCGGCCGGGACGTTCTACGTCTGCAGTCAGCGGGTTCTCTTTCGTACGTGGGCCGACAGCCTGAAGTACATTCCGTTCCTGATGGCCCTGGGGATCGGTATCGCGCTGAACAACGCGCGGGCCGTGTTCGCGGGTTTCTTCGGCAAACCCGGCGAGTTCGTTCGGACGCCGAAGTTCGGGGTTGTGGCCCGTGACCACCGCTGGAAACGGCAGGTTGAGAACGCCCGCAAATCCCTCAAGCGGGTTAAGCTTCAGCCCTTCGTGGAGTTCGCTATTGCGATTTACCTGTTGGGCTGCGTAATCATGTGTTTTTCCGCTCCTCTGAATCCCGCCGATCCAAAGCAGCAGCGTCTGACCATCGGCGTGCCCTTCCTCTGCCTTTTCATGGTGGGCTATTTTTACGTGCCCCTGACGACGTGGTTCGGGCACCGCCTCGGCAAGATCGAATCTGAATTGCCTGAAGACCTGGCGGCCGTCCCGGTCAAGTTTTCTCTCCCGAACACGCAGGTGGCCCGCGGGGGCGGCTCGGCAGCGTCTCCCGACTATGCCCCCCTGGTCAAGCCCGACGTTCCAGCGATTTCCAGGCAGGAGCGAAAAGTCTGA
- a CDS encoding cytochrome b N-terminal domain-containing protein yields MAGISDRIRSSQIWKSVVRHGLPRDRQGRALVVVSNLFLHIHPVDMRRYSLRFWFTWAMGWLTFVLFVIETITGIALMFYYRPAAEHAYADMQALRATVSFGLVREIHRWGAHAIVIAAWLHMLRVFLTGSYKPPREFNWCIGVVLLVLTMLLSFTGYLLPWDQLALWAVTVGTNMVSAAPVIGSDGPWSGRLPAGWDPKSLLLGGRDVGPPALLRFYVLHCAVLPVISAIFISLHFWRIRKDGGISGPDELYTPSQARRRSNRTALVLALAALTALLLTAVFGSWSGIKGLVNWYCRPERLLPIAIAVLVIGLAAYRWWSRPVFAAILGFLFLAGWATACADPQFSWIILQPDNVAISLMVCATIGFLWLAARRMAINDQRLGRGLPPCEAEDRLRVMVWPDVLRVELVIFLIAAAGLIVWSILLRAPLEAAANPADVPNPSKAPWYFVGLQELLVYFDPWLAGFLIPTLTIVGLCALPYLDVNRRGNGYYTLRERPFAVSVFLFGFLILWLLPIVIGTFLRGPNWSFFGPFEPWDPQQTAVATCVNFSDLFWTHALGRSLPSPESTGTAASLLRELPGLIALAAYFLGVPLILKRTWMRKLALQMGKPRFLALMLLLTTMGLLPIKMLLRWMFHIKYIVSFPASAFNI; encoded by the coding sequence ATGGCAGGCATCAGCGACCGTATTCGCTCATCGCAGATCTGGAAATCCGTAGTTCGTCACGGCTTGCCCCGCGATCGCCAAGGCCGGGCCCTGGTCGTGGTCAGCAACCTTTTCCTGCACATCCATCCGGTGGACATGCGGCGGTACTCGCTGCGGTTCTGGTTCACCTGGGCGATGGGCTGGCTGACGTTTGTTCTCTTCGTCATCGAGACCATCACCGGCATCGCGCTGATGTTCTATTACCGACCGGCTGCCGAGCACGCCTACGCGGACATGCAGGCCCTGCGAGCGACTGTTTCTTTCGGTCTGGTGCGGGAGATTCATCGCTGGGGCGCTCACGCCATCGTGATAGCCGCCTGGCTGCACATGCTGCGAGTGTTTCTGACGGGCAGCTACAAACCCCCCCGTGAGTTCAACTGGTGCATCGGCGTTGTGCTGCTCGTGCTGACCATGCTGTTGTCGTTCACCGGCTATCTGCTGCCGTGGGATCAGTTGGCTTTATGGGCGGTCACGGTAGGGACCAACATGGTCTCGGCCGCCCCTGTGATCGGGAGCGACGGTCCCTGGTCCGGCCGGCTGCCGGCGGGCTGGGACCCCAAATCGCTTCTTCTTGGCGGCCGCGACGTCGGACCACCCGCCCTGCTCCGCTTTTACGTGCTGCACTGCGCCGTGCTGCCGGTGATCTCGGCAATCTTCATCTCGCTGCACTTCTGGCGAATCCGCAAGGATGGGGGTATCAGCGGGCCTGACGAACTGTACACTCCGTCGCAGGCACGCCGTCGCTCCAATCGAACAGCCCTTGTCCTTGCTTTGGCAGCTTTGACGGCGTTGCTACTCACGGCCGTCTTCGGATCATGGAGCGGCATCAAGGGATTGGTCAACTGGTATTGCCGACCCGAGAGGCTGCTGCCCATCGCAATCGCGGTCCTGGTCATCGGGCTCGCGGCCTACCGGTGGTGGAGCCGGCCGGTCTTCGCCGCGATTCTCGGCTTTCTCTTCCTGGCCGGCTGGGCGACGGCGTGTGCCGACCCACAGTTCTCATGGATCATTCTTCAGCCCGACAATGTCGCAATTTCCCTTATGGTTTGTGCTACCATCGGCTTCCTTTGGCTTGCCGCTCGACGCATGGCGATCAACGATCAGCGGCTAGGCCGGGGATTGCCGCCCTGCGAAGCCGAAGACCGCCTGCGGGTGATGGTTTGGCCCGACGTGCTGCGCGTGGAGCTGGTCATATTCCTGATCGCGGCCGCGGGCTTGATTGTGTGGTCCATTCTGTTGCGGGCGCCGCTAGAGGCCGCGGCGAACCCCGCCGATGTCCCGAACCCATCCAAAGCCCCGTGGTACTTCGTGGGCTTGCAGGAACTGCTGGTCTATTTCGACCCCTGGCTCGCCGGCTTCCTGATCCCTACCCTGACGATCGTCGGCCTTTGCGCCTTGCCTTATCTGGACGTCAACAGGCGAGGCAACGGTTATTACACGCTCCGCGAGCGTCCTTTCGCCGTCTCCGTCTTCCTGTTCGGCTTCCTCATTCTGTGGCTGCTTCCGATCGTCATCGGCACGTTCCTGCGAGGCCCCAACTGGAGTTTTTTCGGCCCGTTTGAACCGTGGGACCCTCAGCAAACCGCCGTTGCGACCTGCGTCAACTTCTCGGATCTGTTCTGGACGCATGCTCTGGGACGATCGCTGCCTTCGCCGGAGTCGACGGGAACCGCCGCGTCGCTCCTCCGGGAACTGCCGGGGCTGATCGCCCTGGCCGCGTACTTCCTCGGTGTTCCGCTCATCCTCAAGCGAACGTGGATGAGAAAGCTGGCCCTACAGATGGGCAAGCCTCGGTTCCTTGCCCTGATGCTTCTTCTGACCACCATGGGTTTGCTGCCGATCAAAATGCTTCTTCGCTGGATGTTCCACATCAAGTACATCGTTTCATTTCCGGCCTCGGCGTTCAATATCTGA
- the rplQ gene encoding 50S ribosomal protein L17 codes for MRHLVARRKLNRTSEHREALRRNMAQSLFEHGQITTTLPKAKDLRPFVERLITLGRKARSGNLAARQRLAALLGDRSMIPSGYQEQYEDMTYAARAKVLRMRSGRRYRLGQARGGQKFTAVSIVHHLINEVVPRFEGRPGGYTRVIKLGPSGRNDNAQMAVLQLLGEEESPGTVTRPEKTARQRRTERRYAAAAKAAKKSRSTQSQPTAEAQGE; via the coding sequence CGGCGCAATATGGCCCAGAGCCTCTTTGAGCATGGGCAGATCACGACGACCCTTCCCAAAGCGAAGGATCTGCGTCCTTTTGTTGAGCGGCTGATCACTCTGGGGCGAAAGGCCAGGTCTGGGAATCTCGCTGCCCGGCAACGTCTGGCCGCGCTGCTGGGTGACCGATCGATGATTCCCTCGGGCTACCAGGAGCAGTATGAGGATATGACGTATGCCGCCCGCGCCAAGGTCCTGCGGATGCGCAGTGGGCGGCGGTATCGGTTGGGTCAGGCCCGCGGTGGTCAGAAGTTCACGGCGGTTTCCATCGTTCATCATCTGATCAACGAGGTAGTTCCTCGGTTCGAAGGGCGTCCCGGCGGGTACACGCGGGTCATCAAGCTTGGTCCCAGCGGCCGTAACGACAATGCGCAGATGGCTGTTCTCCAACTGCTGGGAGAGGAAGAATCCCCCGGCACGGTGACGCGGCCTGAGAAGACCGCCCGGCAGCGCCGGACCGAACGGCGCTACGCGGCCGCCGCGAAGGCTGCCAAGAAGAGCCGCTCAACTCAGTCGCAGCCGACGGCGGAAGCTCAGGGCGAGTGA